From a region of the Pseudodesulfovibrio senegalensis genome:
- the truB gene encoding tRNA pseudouridine(55) synthase TruB, with the protein MARRRKQKRSKEQLDGVLVLNKPSGPTSTDCLNDIKHQLKQYKIGHAGTLDPLAQGVLLVLLGQATKLAPYLTSKEKIYTGTFRVGFTTDTYDIQGETTSETPFSGSADDIRREIVAWKELTEQEVPAYSAAKHNGKALYALAREGKETPVKIKAVAISHAEALEVNPPDAEFKVGCSAGTYVRSLVHSLGMRLECGAVLTSLNREASVPFTLDQAYDLNQVLEEPEKLPQRVIPIADALPHWARFTITEELTKLVKNGAWLPVNANPGEVLWGKPGDRAMLLDPEGSVLALVEAKPQGDQLKWSILRGLWQQG; encoded by the coding sequence ATGGCACGCAGACGCAAACAAAAGCGCAGCAAGGAACAGCTGGACGGGGTACTGGTGCTGAACAAACCTTCCGGCCCGACGTCAACGGACTGCCTCAACGACATCAAACACCAGCTCAAGCAATACAAGATCGGCCATGCCGGCACACTGGACCCGCTGGCGCAAGGTGTGTTGCTGGTACTGCTCGGGCAGGCAACGAAACTGGCCCCGTACCTGACCAGCAAGGAAAAAATATATACCGGCACGTTTCGGGTTGGTTTCACTACGGATACCTATGATATTCAAGGAGAAACAACCTCTGAAACGCCATTTTCGGGCTCGGCCGACGACATCCGGCGCGAAATTGTTGCCTGGAAAGAGTTGACAGAACAGGAAGTTCCGGCCTATTCGGCGGCCAAGCATAATGGGAAAGCCTTGTATGCTCTTGCCCGCGAGGGCAAGGAAACGCCGGTCAAGATAAAGGCCGTTGCTATTTCTCATGCCGAAGCGCTGGAGGTAAATCCTCCGGACGCGGAATTCAAGGTTGGGTGCTCGGCTGGCACCTACGTACGCTCCCTGGTCCACAGCTTGGGGATGCGGCTTGAATGCGGCGCAGTCCTTACCAGCCTCAACCGCGAGGCAAGCGTGCCCTTCACCCTGGATCAGGCATACGACCTGAATCAGGTGCTTGAAGAGCCCGAGAAGCTTCCGCAGCGGGTCATCCCCATTGCGGACGCCCTGCCCCACTGGGCACGGTTCACGATCACCGAAGAGTTGACGAAACTCGTCAAGAACGGTGCGTGGCTCCCGGTGAATGCTAACCCCGGAGAAGTGCTCTGGGGCAAGCCGGGCGACCGGGCCATGCTTCTGGACCCCGAAGGATCGGTTCTGGCCTTGGTGGAAGCCAAGCCCCAGGGCGACCAGCTCAAATGGTCCATACTTCGCGGATTGTGGCAACAAGGATAG
- the rbfA gene encoding 30S ribosome-binding factor RbfA: MKISGHRRAARMGDLILRELSTMLLNEVRDPRLSMVTLSGVRMNTNLRIAEIFYSVGSGVTKEDAAQALVKATGFLRTQLGKRIKVKFVPELRFVFDDFLEDMVYDKPARIDSDDD; encoded by the coding sequence ATGAAAATATCAGGACACAGACGCGCCGCCCGCATGGGCGACCTCATCCTTCGGGAGTTGAGCACGATGCTGCTCAATGAAGTCCGCGACCCCAGGCTGTCCATGGTCACGCTTTCGGGCGTGCGCATGAACACCAACCTGCGCATTGCCGAAATATTCTATTCGGTGGGTAGCGGCGTGACAAAAGAGGACGCCGCCCAGGCACTGGTCAAGGCCACCGGTTTTTTGCGCACGCAGCTGGGAAAACGGATCAAAGTGAAGTTCGTACCGGAACTGCGCTTTGTCTTTGACGACTTTCTCGAGGACATGGTCTATGACAAGCCCGCTCGAATCGATAGCGACGACGATTAG
- a CDS encoding DHH family phosphoesterase, with amino-acid sequence MTSPLESIATTIRENDDFLVVSHVNPDGDAIGSVVALGHMLAAMGKNFTLYNASGMPKKNDWLTLPAVIEKDLPDTLPAWTIVMDCGSPERMGEGLYGRLDETRVVNIDHHLGNPNFGELNWVDVKQPAVGCMMALLADKLQQPLTGPLAEAVYLAVATDTGFFTYGSTTPECLELAATMLRNGLDMAGINTLITKQWSLNRLRLWTEVVGSVELFENQTVAVVIATNDMFQRTGTGPGATENVINFIRRLKTVRVSAILREEDTETFKFSLRSNGDDNVQAVAASFGGGGHKNAAGGTVHGTLEQARKALVERIAQMVELH; translated from the coding sequence ATGACAAGCCCGCTCGAATCGATAGCGACGACGATTAGGGAAAACGACGACTTTCTGGTCGTTTCCCACGTCAACCCGGACGGCGACGCCATCGGGTCCGTTGTTGCGCTTGGTCACATGCTTGCAGCCATGGGCAAGAACTTCACCCTGTACAACGCCTCGGGCATGCCCAAAAAGAACGACTGGCTCACCCTGCCCGCCGTTATTGAAAAAGACCTGCCCGATACCCTGCCCGCATGGACCATCGTCATGGACTGCGGCAGCCCGGAACGCATGGGGGAAGGTTTGTATGGGCGGCTCGACGAGACGCGGGTCGTCAACATCGACCACCACCTCGGCAACCCGAATTTCGGGGAACTGAACTGGGTGGACGTGAAACAACCCGCGGTGGGCTGCATGATGGCCCTGCTGGCGGACAAACTCCAACAACCCCTGACCGGTCCACTTGCCGAAGCCGTCTATCTGGCTGTGGCAACGGACACGGGCTTCTTCACCTATGGCTCCACCACGCCGGAATGCCTTGAACTGGCCGCGACTATGCTCAGAAACGGGCTGGACATGGCCGGAATCAATACGCTCATCACCAAACAGTGGTCCCTGAACCGCCTGCGCCTGTGGACCGAAGTGGTGGGCAGCGTTGAACTGTTCGAAAACCAGACCGTGGCCGTGGTCATTGCCACCAATGACATGTTCCAACGTACTGGAACCGGACCGGGCGCAACCGAAAACGTCATCAATTTCATTCGCCGTCTCAAGACGGTGCGGGTCTCGGCCATCCTGCGGGAAGAAGACACCGAGACCTTCAAGTTCAGCCTGCGTTCCAACGGCGACGACAACGTACAGGCCGTGGCGGCCTCATTCGGCGGTGGCGGACACAAGAACGCGGCCGGCGGCACTGTCCACGGCACGCTGGAACAGGCCCGAAAGGCGTTGGTTGAACGCATTGCCCAAATGGTGGAGTTGCACTGA
- the uxx1 gene encoding UXX-star selenoprotein family 1, with product MENSVIIYGRDNCPHTKRARDAYPDAIFHDVKADPSKLEEMLKLSEGVEKIPVLVINGKAEVGFKRGC from the coding sequence ATGGAAAATTCAGTCATCATCTACGGAAGAGACAATTGTCCACATACCAAACGCGCGCGGGACGCCTATCCCGACGCGATCTTTCACGACGTCAAGGCCGATCCGTCCAAACTGGAGGAAATGCTCAAGCTTTCCGAAGGGGTGGAAAAAATTCCGGTGTTGGTCATCAACGGCAAGGCCGAGGTAGGCTTCAAACGAGGCTGTTGA
- a CDS encoding tetratricopeptide repeat protein: MKNVARIALTLAVLTFAGSLGSLPAQALGVRVASGGDSDRMTLTFDAGSIPDYSVRRTGGTTVTVQMPAAAWQGERKPDIPSVRGGKIVASVKTSGNSLLITTKTKAFGFIKVQSPDKPQVLIQFFRDPIGARWKPPSERKPLPQVRPEPRPAPKPRPGPKPAPKPAPKPVAEQPAAERTAPAAQPQVTESDLGPEGTKHKPFFSVPHTVRTSVAPPPGADNGTAAHAMRFKATDKDAEEVKLAELEGADSARAPVVALPGSEPLQGQGDAGVRGSVVPPPAQMPLSGVATPGDNASAASATVAMSAPPAETQGESSVSQTVSPPQDIAPPVHSVAAGSGAAVSGAVAPPPDFLEDSGQQAVAQPEVVEEPAPAPEQVAESAPDEAVQQENATDEALPEDGADAVAEDAAQAQAEQPLTEEDNATRMVEKLRNDALEAQSLMINGNLLAAKEAFEKLLPNALLPDALREEALYSLGDINMQLYSADPADKFDEIAGAYTEALNYNPDSPKAPRALVNLGLINLKVGNLPEAKAYFSILQNKYPDDQVIPSISYYWGEYYFRKGEYRKAADQLQYLVQTYPENELVKDAAFLLAQALERIGYDEQAFQIVDYIDKRWPDYYMARPEYLLLAGGIEMRLKKYALAKDHYFTYYNLNPEAESADIALGRIGDIYLTQGFKQAAREIYEKAARDYPDKEGGLVSKMRLAEEGIYDDPTMVQMVSVFDRPYTLRPVNVYEDIVEKYPDSPLAPVAQLKLAMWYAFHKKYADALGASQDFIDKFPGSDLKDRARALGDKVFALAVPQLVEEGNYKRVLRYWESYDFIGKGDTKVDDNTRLMVATSYWKMGQPDQALEIIKPYLGDTQIPDISSKAIDLAVGIYLDQYAWDSMNKLVDHATQKWKLEPRQMRQLKYARAMALQNMGEAKEALPLWAELGMNPEVDPAFRGYAMYYMAKDAMKRQDLKRVFAYAQEALTLLLQTDGDPEKVKDAVLMSIYATERSGRYEEALKWAREYDRYITPENPEWAPTRFKLARIYKKAGAIEEWKKLLQDIIDKRPDSLQSSLAQAALDNYAVENQAREYSPAPQ, from the coding sequence GTGAAAAATGTAGCACGCATAGCGTTGACGCTTGCCGTCCTGACCTTCGCAGGGAGCCTTGGTTCCCTCCCGGCGCAGGCTCTTGGCGTTCGTGTTGCCTCCGGCGGTGATTCCGACCGCATGACCCTGACGTTCGATGCCGGAAGCATTCCGGACTACTCGGTGCGACGCACCGGTGGCACCACCGTGACTGTGCAAATGCCCGCCGCCGCATGGCAGGGCGAACGCAAGCCGGACATCCCGTCGGTGCGTGGCGGCAAGATTGTCGCCTCGGTCAAGACATCCGGCAATTCTCTGCTCATCACTACCAAGACAAAGGCCTTTGGTTTCATCAAGGTGCAGTCGCCGGACAAGCCGCAGGTGCTTATTCAATTTTTCCGCGACCCCATCGGCGCACGCTGGAAGCCGCCGTCCGAGCGCAAGCCTTTGCCACAGGTCCGGCCCGAGCCTCGTCCGGCTCCCAAGCCTAGACCCGGGCCCAAACCTGCGCCCAAACCAGCGCCCAAACCGGTAGCAGAACAACCCGCCGCCGAACGGACGGCGCCTGCAGCACAGCCTCAGGTGACGGAAAGCGACCTTGGCCCGGAAGGCACCAAACACAAGCCGTTTTTTTCCGTACCACACACTGTGCGAACCTCGGTTGCGCCGCCTCCGGGCGCGGACAATGGTACCGCTGCCCACGCCATGCGCTTCAAGGCCACGGACAAAGACGCCGAGGAAGTCAAACTGGCCGAGTTGGAAGGCGCGGACAGCGCCCGGGCACCCGTGGTTGCCTTGCCCGGTTCCGAACCCTTGCAGGGGCAGGGTGATGCCGGGGTGCGCGGCAGCGTGGTTCCGCCTCCGGCCCAGATGCCGCTTTCCGGCGTGGCCACTCCTGGGGACAACGCCTCCGCTGCTTCGGCAACCGTTGCCATGAGCGCGCCTCCTGCTGAAACGCAGGGCGAGTCTTCGGTTTCGCAGACGGTGTCGCCGCCGCAGGACATTGCGCCGCCAGTGCATTCCGTTGCTGCGGGCAGCGGTGCCGCTGTTTCCGGAGCGGTTGCACCGCCGCCTGATTTTTTGGAAGATTCCGGACAGCAGGCGGTTGCACAACCCGAAGTTGTGGAGGAACCTGCGCCCGCGCCTGAACAGGTTGCCGAGTCGGCACCCGACGAGGCTGTACAGCAGGAAAACGCTACAGACGAGGCTTTGCCGGAAGACGGGGCTGACGCTGTCGCTGAAGACGCCGCACAGGCTCAGGCTGAACAACCTTTGACCGAAGAGGACAACGCCACCCGCATGGTGGAGAAATTGCGCAACGATGCGCTTGAAGCGCAATCGTTGATGATCAACGGCAACCTGCTCGCCGCCAAGGAAGCCTTTGAAAAGCTGCTGCCCAATGCCTTGCTGCCGGATGCCCTGCGCGAGGAGGCCTTGTATTCCCTTGGCGACATCAATATGCAGCTGTATTCCGCTGATCCGGCCGACAAGTTCGACGAGATCGCCGGGGCCTATACCGAGGCGCTCAACTACAACCCGGATTCCCCCAAGGCTCCGCGAGCGCTGGTCAATCTGGGGCTGATCAACCTCAAGGTGGGCAACCTGCCCGAGGCCAAGGCGTATTTCAGCATCCTGCAGAACAAGTACCCGGACGATCAGGTCATTCCGTCCATCAGCTACTATTGGGGCGAATACTATTTTCGCAAGGGCGAATACCGCAAGGCCGCAGACCAGTTGCAATACCTTGTGCAGACGTATCCGGAAAACGAATTGGTCAAGGACGCGGCCTTTCTTTTGGCGCAGGCTCTGGAGCGCATCGGTTATGATGAGCAGGCCTTCCAGATCGTGGACTATATCGACAAACGCTGGCCAGACTACTACATGGCTCGTCCCGAGTACCTTCTGCTTGCGGGCGGCATCGAGATGCGGCTCAAGAAGTACGCCTTGGCCAAGGACCATTATTTTACCTACTACAACCTCAATCCCGAGGCCGAGTCCGCGGACATCGCATTGGGCCGTATTGGGGATATCTACCTGACGCAGGGTTTCAAGCAGGCCGCTCGTGAAATTTATGAAAAAGCGGCCAGGGACTACCCGGACAAGGAAGGCGGACTGGTTTCCAAGATGCGTCTGGCAGAGGAGGGGATTTACGATGATCCCACCATGGTGCAGATGGTTTCGGTGTTCGACAGGCCGTACACCCTGCGTCCGGTGAATGTGTATGAAGACATTGTGGAAAAATATCCGGACAGTCCTCTGGCCCCGGTGGCGCAACTCAAGCTGGCCATGTGGTACGCCTTCCACAAGAAATACGCGGACGCGCTCGGCGCCTCGCAGGATTTCATCGACAAGTTCCCGGGCAGCGACCTCAAGGACCGGGCGCGCGCGCTTGGAGACAAGGTCTTTGCGTTGGCTGTTCCCCAATTGGTGGAAGAAGGCAACTACAAGCGTGTGCTGCGTTACTGGGAGAGCTACGACTTTATCGGCAAGGGTGACACCAAGGTGGACGACAATACCAGGCTCATGGTGGCTACCAGCTATTGGAAGATGGGCCAGCCCGATCAGGCGCTGGAAATCATCAAGCCGTATCTGGGCGATACCCAGATCCCCGACATTTCCAGCAAGGCCATTGATCTGGCCGTGGGCATTTATCTGGACCAGTACGCCTGGGACAGCATGAACAAGCTGGTGGACCATGCCACGCAAAAATGGAAGCTGGAGCCGCGCCAGATGCGCCAGCTGAAATATGCCCGCGCCATGGCCCTGCAGAACATGGGCGAGGCAAAAGAGGCTTTGCCGCTGTGGGCGGAACTGGGCATGAATCCCGAGGTGGACCCGGCGTTCCGTGGTTACGCCATGTACTACATGGCCAAGGACGCCATGAAGCGTCAGGACCTTAAACGGGTATTCGCCTATGCGCAGGAGGCCCTGACCCTGCTTTTGCAGACTGACGGCGACCCGGAAAAGGTCAAGGACGCGGTGCTCATGTCCATATACGCCACCGAGCGTTCGGGACGGTATGAAGAAGCCCTCAAGTGGGCGCGTGAGTATGATAGGTACATTACTCCGGAAAACCCGGAATGGGCGCCCACACGTTTCAAGCTTGCCCGAATCTACAAGAAGGCCGGGGCTATTGAGGAATGGAAGAAGCTTTTGCAGGACATCATCGACAAACGTCCTGATTCCCTGCAATCCTCGCTGGCACAGGCCGCCCTCGACAATTACGCCGTGGAGAATCAGGCCCGCGAATACAGTCCCGCACCACAATAG
- a CDS encoding sigma-54 interaction domain-containing protein: MALNLDGIIGDSSALTDVFKIIEKVAPTESTVLVTGESGTGKELVVRALHRNSSRAANPFVPINCGAIPKELLESELFGHEKGAFTHAVRSRPGRFELADGGTIFLDEIGEMDLSLQVKILRALQEKEIERVGGTQVKKVDVRVVAATNRDLEKEVDAGRFREDLFYRLNVIPMHLPPLRERGGDILTLAGHFLGRFCSEKQRPKLTMAGKTREMLLTYTWPGNVRELENFMERLSILCDNKEITPEDLPDKIWRDVGEKPLKKVEEVVVRPAGFSWPTLDDMRDKGGALKEFLESIEDRLLLEALDSADGVKNKAAELLGIKRTTLIEKVKKRKLLEK, encoded by the coding sequence ATGGCTCTCAATCTGGATGGCATAATTGGAGACAGCTCGGCATTGACCGATGTCTTTAAAATTATTGAAAAAGTTGCTCCAACAGAGAGCACCGTGCTTGTGACTGGCGAGTCCGGTACCGGCAAGGAACTCGTTGTACGCGCCTTGCATCGCAACAGCAGTCGCGCAGCCAATCCTTTCGTTCCCATCAACTGCGGGGCCATTCCCAAGGAATTGTTGGAATCCGAACTTTTCGGTCACGAAAAGGGTGCGTTTACTCATGCCGTCCGTTCCCGTCCGGGCCGTTTCGAGCTTGCGGACGGCGGCACCATTTTTCTTGACGAAATAGGAGAGATGGATTTGAGCCTGCAGGTGAAAATATTGCGGGCGTTGCAGGAAAAGGAAATCGAACGTGTGGGTGGCACTCAGGTCAAGAAGGTGGATGTGCGCGTCGTGGCTGCCACCAACCGAGATCTGGAAAAGGAAGTGGATGCGGGGCGGTTTCGTGAAGACCTTTTTTATCGCCTGAACGTGATTCCCATGCATTTGCCGCCCCTTCGGGAACGCGGCGGCGACATCCTTACGCTGGCCGGGCATTTCCTGGGCCGCTTCTGTTCGGAAAAGCAACGTCCCAAGCTGACCATGGCAGGCAAGACCAGGGAAATGCTGCTGACGTATACGTGGCCCGGCAATGTGCGTGAACTGGAAAATTTCATGGAGCGGCTTTCTATCCTTTGCGACAACAAGGAGATAACGCCTGAAGACCTGCCGGATAAGATATGGCGTGACGTGGGCGAAAAGCCCCTGAAGAAAGTGGAGGAAGTGGTTGTCCGGCCTGCAGGTTTTTCCTGGCCGACCCTGGACGACATGCGGGACAAGGGGGGCGCGCTCAAAGAGTTTCTGGAATCCATTGAAGACAGATTGCTTTTGGAAGCCTTGGATTCGGCCGACGGAGTCAAGAATAAGGCTGCGGAATTGTTGGGGATCAAGCGGACAACCCTCATAGAGAAGGTCAAGAAGCGGAAATTGCTTGAAAAATAG
- the rpsO gene encoding 30S ribosomal protein S15, producing MVMDAEAKEKVIAEYKTHEGDTGSPEVQVALLTERIKYLADHFKTHKKDHHSRTGLLKMVGQRRKLLNYLKGKDIQRYRDLIARLGLRK from the coding sequence GTGGTTATGGACGCTGAAGCCAAAGAAAAGGTCATCGCCGAGTACAAGACACACGAAGGCGACACGGGTTCCCCCGAGGTTCAGGTTGCACTGCTCACCGAGCGCATCAAGTACCTTGCGGACCACTTCAAGACCCACAAGAAAGATCACCACTCTCGCACTGGCCTGCTGAAAATGGTCGGCCAGCGCAGAAAGCTCCTCAATTACCTGAAGGGCAAAGACATCCAGCGCTACCGCGACCTGATCGCACGCCTGGGTCTGCGCAAATAG
- the pnp gene encoding polyribonucleotide nucleotidyltransferase: MLKPFDKTSLTTTVGNIDITIESGRMANQASGAVWIQSGGTVVLVTATTQPLEIDRGFFPLTCNYQEMAYAAGRIPGGYFRREVGRPSERETLVSRLIDRPIRPLFTKGFADEVQVIATVLSADKNVNPDVLALTGASAALHISKMPFEGPIAGARVGYVNKEFVLYPTYQGIADSSALNLVFAASRDAVVMVEGGGDFVSEDLVADALEWGHEQIQPLFAMQDELREKCGVAKMEVQAPEEDEELSSYVAEIITDDLKTALTTAEKMARKDAKSAAKAKAKEAVSEKFPDDEAKAKQVGDIVGKLEKKIVRARIKEEGLRIDGRDTTTVRPLSVETGLLPMTHGSALFRRGETSALAVATLGSSRDEQRFETLIGDDTKRFMLHYNFPPYCVGEARMLRGPSRREIGHGALAERAISPVLPDAESFPFTMRVVSEIMESNGSSSMATVCGSSMALMDAGIPIAAPVAGIAMGLCKEDDEYFVLTDILGDEDALGDMDFKVAGTREGITAIQMDIKIKGIPSDVLRRALNQAKDARLHILEHMEEELAAPRPELSEMAPQMCELFVDPDKIRTIIGPGGKNIKAITAETQADIDIEDSGRIMVFAPTLKAMELAKERVLYYDQKPEIGKNYVGVVRKILEVGALVEILPGCEGMLHISQMDFERIEKVDDLLKLGQEVSVKCVDLEPGGRIRLSRKAWLMEQAGQEVNLEDFKRPAPRGGDRRGGGRNDRRGGGRGGRR, encoded by the coding sequence ATGCTCAAACCGTTTGACAAGACAAGCCTGACCACCACGGTCGGCAACATCGACATTACCATTGAAAGCGGACGCATGGCCAACCAGGCCAGCGGCGCGGTCTGGATCCAATCCGGCGGCACCGTCGTGCTGGTCACGGCCACCACCCAGCCGTTGGAAATTGACCGCGGCTTCTTCCCCCTGACCTGCAACTATCAGGAAATGGCCTATGCGGCCGGTCGCATCCCCGGCGGTTACTTCCGCCGCGAAGTGGGCCGTCCGTCCGAACGCGAAACCCTGGTTTCCCGTCTCATCGACCGCCCCATCCGCCCCCTGTTTACCAAGGGATTTGCCGACGAGGTTCAGGTCATCGCCACGGTCCTGTCCGCAGACAAGAACGTGAACCCGGACGTGCTGGCACTGACCGGCGCCTCCGCTGCGCTGCACATCTCCAAAATGCCCTTTGAAGGTCCCATCGCCGGTGCCCGCGTGGGTTATGTGAACAAGGAATTCGTTCTCTACCCCACCTATCAGGGAATTGCCGATTCCAGCGCCCTGAACCTGGTATTCGCGGCTTCCCGCGACGCCGTGGTCATGGTTGAAGGCGGCGGTGATTTCGTATCCGAAGATCTGGTTGCCGACGCTCTGGAATGGGGACACGAACAAATCCAGCCCCTTTTCGCCATGCAGGATGAACTGCGTGAAAAATGCGGCGTTGCCAAAATGGAAGTGCAGGCCCCCGAAGAAGACGAAGAATTGTCTTCCTACGTGGCAGAAATCATCACTGACGACCTCAAAACCGCGCTGACCACGGCCGAAAAAATGGCCCGCAAAGACGCCAAATCCGCAGCCAAGGCCAAGGCCAAGGAAGCTGTCAGCGAAAAATTCCCGGACGACGAGGCCAAGGCCAAGCAGGTCGGCGACATCGTCGGCAAGCTGGAAAAGAAGATCGTGCGTGCACGCATCAAGGAAGAAGGCCTGCGCATCGACGGACGCGACACTACCACGGTTCGTCCCCTGTCCGTTGAAACCGGCCTGCTGCCCATGACCCACGGTTCCGCCCTGTTCCGCCGCGGCGAAACATCGGCACTGGCCGTTGCCACCCTGGGCTCCAGCCGGGACGAACAGCGCTTCGAGACCCTGATCGGCGACGACACCAAGCGCTTCATGCTGCACTACAACTTCCCGCCGTACTGCGTGGGCGAAGCCCGCATGCTGCGCGGCCCCAGCCGTCGCGAAATCGGTCACGGCGCACTTGCCGAGCGCGCCATCAGCCCGGTGCTGCCGGATGCCGAGAGCTTCCCGTTCACCATGCGCGTGGTTTCCGAAATCATGGAATCCAACGGCTCCTCCTCCATGGCCACCGTGTGCGGTTCCTCCATGGCGCTGATGGACGCGGGCATTCCCATTGCCGCCCCGGTTGCGGGCATTGCCATGGGCCTGTGCAAAGAAGATGACGAATACTTCGTGCTCACCGACATCCTCGGCGACGAGGACGCATTGGGCGACATGGACTTCAAGGTGGCCGGTACCCGCGAGGGCATCACCGCCATCCAGATGGATATCAAGATCAAGGGCATTCCTTCCGACGTTCTGCGCCGCGCGCTGAACCAGGCCAAGGACGCCCGCCTGCACATCCTCGAACACATGGAAGAAGAACTCGCGGCACCGCGCCCCGAACTCTCCGAAATGGCTCCGCAGATGTGCGAACTGTTCGTGGACCCGGACAAGATCCGGACCATCATCGGCCCGGGTGGCAAGAACATCAAGGCCATCACCGCGGAAACGCAGGCCGACATCGACATCGAGGACTCCGGCCGCATCATGGTATTTGCGCCGACCCTCAAGGCCATGGAACTGGCCAAGGAACGCGTACTCTACTACGACCAGAAGCCGGAAATCGGCAAAAACTACGTCGGCGTTGTGCGCAAGATCCTTGAAGTGGGCGCGCTGGTGGAGATCCTGCCCGGCTGCGAAGGCATGCTGCACATCTCCCAGATGGACTTCGAACGCATCGAGAAAGTGGACGACCTGCTCAAGCTGGGACAGGAAGTCTCGGTCAAGTGCGTTGATCTGGAACCGGGCGGACGCATCCGCCTGTCCCGCAAGGCATGGCTCATGGAGCAGGCCGGTCAGGAAGTGAATCTGGAAGACTTCAAACGCCCTGCCCCGCGTGGCGGCGACCGCCGAGGCGGCGGACGCAACGATCGTCGCGGCGGAGGTCGCGGTGGACGCCGCTAG
- a CDS encoding class I SAM-dependent methyltransferase: MDHTHAATQSGRLFDKLYAVSPYDGLDPDHYALDLQGWGAENPLFALLMKRMQPGLIIEVGTWKGRSAVNMGRMARDMDLDTEIVCIDTFLGSWENWYAEPGESPLGFHHGRPRLYEQFLANVLKSGLEQVITPLPLDSANACKLLACHKVQADMIYIDASHEYEGARKDIAAYWEFVRPGGVLFGDDYSDTWPGVVRAVGEFSEACGVAYSTVEEKWYMQKPE; encoded by the coding sequence ATGGACCATACCCATGCTGCAACACAATCCGGCAGGCTTTTTGACAAGCTGTACGCGGTCAGTCCGTATGACGGTCTGGATCCGGACCATTATGCGCTCGATCTGCAGGGCTGGGGAGCGGAGAATCCGCTGTTCGCACTGCTCATGAAACGCATGCAGCCCGGCCTGATTATCGAGGTGGGCACATGGAAGGGGCGTTCCGCCGTGAATATGGGCAGGATGGCTCGTGATATGGACCTTGATACCGAGATCGTGTGCATCGACACGTTTTTGGGATCATGGGAGAATTGGTATGCCGAACCCGGCGAGTCCCCGCTGGGTTTCCATCATGGACGGCCAAGGCTGTATGAACAGTTTCTGGCCAACGTACTCAAGTCCGGACTGGAACAGGTGATCACGCCGTTGCCGTTGGACAGTGCCAATGCCTGCAAGCTGTTGGCCTGCCACAAGGTTCAGGCGGATATGATTTATATCGACGCCAGCCACGAGTATGAGGGCGCGCGCAAGGATATTGCCGCGTACTGGGAATTCGTGCGGCCCGGCGGCGTGCTGTTCGGGGATGACTATTCGGACACCTGGCCGGGGGTGGTGCGGGCCGTGGGCGAGTTTTCCGAAGCCTGTGGGGTTGCGTATTCCACGGTGGAGGAAAAGTGGTACATGCAGAAGCCTGAGTGA
- the amrB gene encoding AmmeMemoRadiSam system protein B yields MNRPAVVAGQFYPGTAAELDHAVDQCLVAESREKRPTVLAMVPHAGYVFSGPVCGRTLAEADLHSTIVLLGPNHTGLGASLSLWPDGAWELPGAEVPVDDGLADILLREIPQLTADRDAHVREHSLEVVLPFLRQLQPKVRVVPIAVAEPDPAVLQSVGTALGRTLADHESPVSMVVSSDMSHYVSHEQARELDAMALEPVLHLDPGGLYSAVREHHISMCGVLPMTLALHAAREMGATKARLAAYATSGEASGDYEQVVGYAGVLVS; encoded by the coding sequence ATGAACAGGCCTGCTGTCGTTGCCGGGCAGTTTTACCCCGGTACAGCCGCTGAACTCGATCATGCCGTGGACCAGTGCCTTGTGGCGGAATCCCGTGAAAAACGTCCCACCGTGCTGGCCATGGTGCCGCATGCTGGCTATGTTTTTTCCGGGCCGGTGTGCGGCAGGACCCTTGCCGAGGCCGACCTGCATTCCACAATCGTATTGCTCGGCCCCAACCATACCGGATTGGGTGCGTCTCTTTCCCTGTGGCCCGACGGCGCATGGGAGCTGCCCGGCGCGGAGGTGCCCGTTGATGACGGGCTCGCCGATATTCTGCTGCGGGAAATTCCCCAACTGACTGCTGATCGCGACGCCCATGTGCGTGAGCATTCGCTGGAAGTGGTGCTGCCGTTTTTGCGGCAGCTGCAGCCCAAGGTGCGCGTGGTCCCCATTGCGGTTGCCGAGCCGGACCCGGCCGTGCTTCAATCCGTGGGTACGGCTTTGGGGCGGACCCTTGCCGACCATGAGAGTCCGGTATCCATGGTGGTCAGCTCGGACATGAGTCATTATGTTTCCCACGAGCAGGCGCGCGAACTGGATGCCATGGCCCTTGAGCCTGTACTGCATCTGGACCCGGGCGGCCTGTATTCTGCCGTGCGCGAGCATCACATCAGCATGTGCGGGGTGCTGCCCATGACCCTGGCCCTGCATGCGGCCCGTGAAATGGGCGCCACCAAGGCCCGGCTGGCGGCATACGCCACCTCGGGTGAGGCCAGCGGCGATTATGAACAGGTGGTTGGCTATGCCGGGGTTCTGGTGAGCTGA